One window of Ailuropoda melanoleuca isolate Jingjing chromosome 3, ASM200744v2, whole genome shotgun sequence genomic DNA carries:
- the DDX41 gene encoding probable ATP-dependent RNA helicase DDX41 isoform X1: MEDSEPERKRARTDEGTATGSRSETEDEDDEDYVPYVPLRQRRQLLLQKLLQRRRKGAAEEEQQDSGSEPRGDEDDIPLGPQSNVSLLDQHQHLKEKAEARKESAKEKQLKEEEKILESVAEGRALMSVKEMAKGITYDDPIKTSWTPPRYVLSMSEERHERVRKKYHILVEGDGIPPPIKSFKEMKFPAAILRGLKKKGIHHPTPIQIQGIPTILSGRDMIGIAFTGSGKTLVFTLPVIMFCLEQEKRLPFSKREGPYGLIICPSRELARQTHGILEYYCRLLQEDSSPLLRCALCIGGMSVKEQMETIRHGVHMMVATPGRLMDLLQKKMVSLDICRYLALDEADRMIDMGFEGDIRTIFSYFKGQRQTLLFSATMPKKIQNFAKSALVKPVTINVGRAGAASLDVIQEVEYVKEEAKMVYLLECLQKTPPPVLIFAEKKADVDAIHEYLLLKGVEAVAIHGGKDQEERTKAIEAFREGKKDVLVATDVASKGLDFPAIQHVINYDMPEEIENYVHRIGRTGRSGNTGIATTFINKACDESVLMDLKALLLEAKQKVPPVLQVLHCGDESMLDIGGERGCAFCGGLGHRITDCPKLEAMQTKQVSNIGRKDYLAHSSMDF; this comes from the exons ATGGAGGACTCGGAACCCGAACGAAAG CGGGCTCGCACCGACGAGGGGACTGCCACAGGAAGCCGTTCCGAGACGGAGGATGAGGACGACGAAGACTACGTGCCTTACGTGCCTTTGCGACAGCGCCGGCAACTGCTG CTCCAGAAGCTACTGCAACGAAGGCGTAAAGGAGCTGcggaggaggagcagcaggacagCGGCAGCGAACCCCGGGGAGATGAGGACGATATCCCGCTGGGCCCTCAGTCCAACGTCAGCCTCCTGGATCAGCACCAGCACCTCAAAGAGAAGGCTGAAG CCCGCAAGGAGTCTGCCAAGGAGAAGCagctgaaagaagaggaaaagatccTGGAGAGTGTGGCTGAGGGCCGAG CGTTGATGTCAGTGAAGGAAATGGCCAAGGGAATCACATACGATGATCCAATCAAAACCAG TTGGACACCCCCCCGTTATGTCCTGAGCATGTCTGAAGAGCGGCATGAACGCGTACGGAAGAAGTACCACATCCTGGTGGAAGGAGATGGTATTCCACCACCCATCAAGAGCTTCAAGGAAATGAAATTTCCCGCAG CCATCCTGAGAGGCCTGAAGAAGAAAGGCATCCACCACCCAACACCCATTCAGATCCAGGGCATCCCCACCAT TCTATCTGGCCGTGACATGATAGGTATCGCCTTCACGGGTTCAGGCAAGACACTGGTGTTCACATTGCCTGTCATCATGTTCTGCCTGGAACAAGAAAAGAGATTACCTTTCTCTAAGCGTGAAGGACCCTATGGACTCATCATCTGCCCCTCG CGGGAGCTTGCCCGGCAGACCCATGGCATCCTGGAGTATTACTGCCGCCTACTGCAGGAGGACAGCTCCCCACTCCTGCGCTGCGCTCTCTGCATCGGGGGCATGTCTGTTAAAGAGCAGATGGAAACCATCCGACA CGGTGTGCACATGATGGTGGCCACCCCCGGGCGCCTCATGGATTTGCTGCAGAAGAAGATGGTCAGCCTAGACATCTGCCGCTACCTGGCTCTGGACGAGGCCGACCGCATGATTGATATGGGTTTCGAAGGCGACATCCGCACCATCTTCTCCTACTTCAAG GGCCAGCGGCAGACCCTACTTTTCAGTGCCACCATGCCTAAGAAGATTCAGAACTTTGCCAAGAGTGCCCTGGTAAAGCCGGTCACGATCAACGTGGGGCGTGCTGGGGCTGCCAGCCTGGATGTCATCCAG GAGGTGGAATATGTCAAAGAGGAGGCCAAGATGGTATACTTGCTCGAGTGCCTACAGAAAACACCCCCACCC GTGCTCATCTTTGCAGAGAAAAAGGCCGATGTGGATGCCATCCACGAGTACCTGCTGCTCAAGGGGGTTGAGGCAGTGGCCATCCATGGGGGCAAAG ACCAGGAGGAACGGACCAAGGCCATCGAGGCATTCCGGGAGGGCAAGAAGGATGTCCTGGTGGCCACAGATGTAGCCTCCAAGGGTCTGGACTTCCCTGCCATTCAGCATGTCATAAATTATGACATGCCTGAGGAGATCGAGAACTATG TGCACCGTATCGGCCGTACCGGGCGCTCAGGAAACACAGGCATCGCCACCACTTTCATCAACAAGGCCTGTG ACGAGTCGGTGCTGATGGACCTGAAAGCCCTGCTGCTGGAGGCTAAGCAGAAGGTGCCCCCCGTGCTGCAAGTGCTGCACTGCGGGGATGAGTCCATGCTGGACATCGGAG GAGAGCGTGGCTGTGCCTTCTGTGGGGGCCTGGGCCATCGAATCACTGACTGCCCCAAACTGGAGGCTATGCAGACCAAGCAGGTCAGCAACATCGGCCGCAAAGACTACCTGGCCCACAGCTCTATGGACTTCTGA
- the DDX41 gene encoding probable ATP-dependent RNA helicase DDX41 isoform X2, with protein sequence MEDSEPERKRARTDEGTATGSRSETEDEDDEDYVPYVPLRQRRQLLLQKLLQRRRKGAAEEEQQDSGSEPRGDEDDIPLGPQSNVSLLDQHQHLKEKAEARKESAKEKQLKEEEKILESVAEGRALMSVKEMAKGITYDDPIKTSMSEERHERVRKKYHILVEGDGIPPPIKSFKEMKFPAAILRGLKKKGIHHPTPIQIQGIPTILSGRDMIGIAFTGSGKTLVFTLPVIMFCLEQEKRLPFSKREGPYGLIICPSRELARQTHGILEYYCRLLQEDSSPLLRCALCIGGMSVKEQMETIRHGVHMMVATPGRLMDLLQKKMVSLDICRYLALDEADRMIDMGFEGDIRTIFSYFKGQRQTLLFSATMPKKIQNFAKSALVKPVTINVGRAGAASLDVIQEVEYVKEEAKMVYLLECLQKTPPPVLIFAEKKADVDAIHEYLLLKGVEAVAIHGGKDQEERTKAIEAFREGKKDVLVATDVASKGLDFPAIQHVINYDMPEEIENYVHRIGRTGRSGNTGIATTFINKACDESVLMDLKALLLEAKQKVPPVLQVLHCGDESMLDIGGERGCAFCGGLGHRITDCPKLEAMQTKQVSNIGRKDYLAHSSMDF encoded by the exons ATGGAGGACTCGGAACCCGAACGAAAG CGGGCTCGCACCGACGAGGGGACTGCCACAGGAAGCCGTTCCGAGACGGAGGATGAGGACGACGAAGACTACGTGCCTTACGTGCCTTTGCGACAGCGCCGGCAACTGCTG CTCCAGAAGCTACTGCAACGAAGGCGTAAAGGAGCTGcggaggaggagcagcaggacagCGGCAGCGAACCCCGGGGAGATGAGGACGATATCCCGCTGGGCCCTCAGTCCAACGTCAGCCTCCTGGATCAGCACCAGCACCTCAAAGAGAAGGCTGAAG CCCGCAAGGAGTCTGCCAAGGAGAAGCagctgaaagaagaggaaaagatccTGGAGAGTGTGGCTGAGGGCCGAG CGTTGATGTCAGTGAAGGAAATGGCCAAGGGAATCACATACGATGATCCAATCAAAACCAG CATGTCTGAAGAGCGGCATGAACGCGTACGGAAGAAGTACCACATCCTGGTGGAAGGAGATGGTATTCCACCACCCATCAAGAGCTTCAAGGAAATGAAATTTCCCGCAG CCATCCTGAGAGGCCTGAAGAAGAAAGGCATCCACCACCCAACACCCATTCAGATCCAGGGCATCCCCACCAT TCTATCTGGCCGTGACATGATAGGTATCGCCTTCACGGGTTCAGGCAAGACACTGGTGTTCACATTGCCTGTCATCATGTTCTGCCTGGAACAAGAAAAGAGATTACCTTTCTCTAAGCGTGAAGGACCCTATGGACTCATCATCTGCCCCTCG CGGGAGCTTGCCCGGCAGACCCATGGCATCCTGGAGTATTACTGCCGCCTACTGCAGGAGGACAGCTCCCCACTCCTGCGCTGCGCTCTCTGCATCGGGGGCATGTCTGTTAAAGAGCAGATGGAAACCATCCGACA CGGTGTGCACATGATGGTGGCCACCCCCGGGCGCCTCATGGATTTGCTGCAGAAGAAGATGGTCAGCCTAGACATCTGCCGCTACCTGGCTCTGGACGAGGCCGACCGCATGATTGATATGGGTTTCGAAGGCGACATCCGCACCATCTTCTCCTACTTCAAG GGCCAGCGGCAGACCCTACTTTTCAGTGCCACCATGCCTAAGAAGATTCAGAACTTTGCCAAGAGTGCCCTGGTAAAGCCGGTCACGATCAACGTGGGGCGTGCTGGGGCTGCCAGCCTGGATGTCATCCAG GAGGTGGAATATGTCAAAGAGGAGGCCAAGATGGTATACTTGCTCGAGTGCCTACAGAAAACACCCCCACCC GTGCTCATCTTTGCAGAGAAAAAGGCCGATGTGGATGCCATCCACGAGTACCTGCTGCTCAAGGGGGTTGAGGCAGTGGCCATCCATGGGGGCAAAG ACCAGGAGGAACGGACCAAGGCCATCGAGGCATTCCGGGAGGGCAAGAAGGATGTCCTGGTGGCCACAGATGTAGCCTCCAAGGGTCTGGACTTCCCTGCCATTCAGCATGTCATAAATTATGACATGCCTGAGGAGATCGAGAACTATG TGCACCGTATCGGCCGTACCGGGCGCTCAGGAAACACAGGCATCGCCACCACTTTCATCAACAAGGCCTGTG ACGAGTCGGTGCTGATGGACCTGAAAGCCCTGCTGCTGGAGGCTAAGCAGAAGGTGCCCCCCGTGCTGCAAGTGCTGCACTGCGGGGATGAGTCCATGCTGGACATCGGAG GAGAGCGTGGCTGTGCCTTCTGTGGGGGCCTGGGCCATCGAATCACTGACTGCCCCAAACTGGAGGCTATGCAGACCAAGCAGGTCAGCAACATCGGCCGCAAAGACTACCTGGCCCACAGCTCTATGGACTTCTGA